Genomic window (Desulfovibrio legallii):
AGCACATGTCGTTGCATAGCCGCCTCCCTTACACCAGCAACATTTCGTCGAGCGCCGCGCCTGCGGGCACGATGGGGTACACGTTTTCCTCCCGCTCCACCACCACGTCGATGAAGGCGGGGTTGGGCGTGCCCAGGGCCTTTTCCAGCACGGGGCGCAGGTCCGCCGTGCTGGTGATGCGGTAGCCTTCAGCTCCGTAGGCTTCGGCCAGTTTTACAAAGTCCGGCTGGGCCTCCATGTTGGTGGAGCTGTAGTTGTGGTTGTAAAAGAGGTCCTGCCATTGGCGCACCATGCCGAGGTAGCGGTTGTTAAGGATGATGACCTTGATGGGCAGCCTGTTGGCCACCACGGTGGCCAGCTCCTGGATATTCATCTGCAGCGAGGCGTCGCCCGCCACAGTAATGACTTTTTTTTGCGGGAAGGCGAACTGCGCCCCCACCGCGGCGGGGAAGCCGTAGCCCATGGTGCCCAGGCCGCCGCTGGTGAGCAGGGTGCGGGGCTTGGTAAAGGTATAGAACTGGGCCACCCACATCTGGTGCTGGCCCACTTCGGTCGTAATAATGGCGTCGCCCCCGGTGAGATCGTAGAGGGTTTCGATCACTTCCTGGGGTTTGAGGTGGCCGTTTTTCTGGTAGCCCAGGGGCTTGCTTTCCTTCCAGCGGTCCACGGCGGCAAGCCAGGCGGCGTGCTGCCCGGCCCAGTCCCGGCCCTGCTGTTTGGCCTCGCAGATTTCGGCAATGCCTTCCAGGGCCAGGCGGCAGTCGCCCACCACGGGCACTTCCACTTCCACGTTTTTGCGGATGGAGGTGGGGTCTATATCAATATGAACAATGCGGGCCTTGGGCGCAAAAGCCGCCAGTTTGCCGGTAACGCGGTCGTCAAAGCGCGCGCCCACGCACATGAGCACGTCGGCGTTGTTGATGGCCAGGTTGGCCGCGTAGGTGCCGTGCATGCCCACCATACCGAGCCAGAGGGGATCGGTGGCGGGGAAGGAGCCCAGCCCCATAAGCGTGCAGGTGACGGGAATCTGCAGCTTGCGGGCGAGGCTGGTCAGGGCCTGGCCGGCATTGGCCATAACCACGCCGCCGCCGGCCAGGATGACCGGGCGCT
Coding sequences:
- the ilvB gene encoding biosynthetic-type acetolactate synthase large subunit, producing the protein MECTGAQILLESLKREGVDVLFGYPGGAVIDIYDELPRHPELHHVLVRHEQGAVHAADGYARASGKAGVCLVTSGPGATNTVTGIATAYADSIPLVVFTGQVPTQLIGNDAFQEVDIVGITRPCTKHNFLVKDVRKLAATIRQAFFLARSGRPGPVLVDLPKDVMQARADFVWPEAVSMRSYNPTYKPNLNQLRRTVEELARAERPVILAGGGVVMANAGQALTSLARKLQIPVTCTLMGLGSFPATDPLWLGMVGMHGTYAANLAINNADVLMCVGARFDDRVTGKLAAFAPKARIVHIDIDPTSIRKNVEVEVPVVGDCRLALEGIAEICEAKQQGRDWAGQHAAWLAAVDRWKESKPLGYQKNGHLKPQEVIETLYDLTGGDAIITTEVGQHQMWVAQFYTFTKPRTLLTSGGLGTMGYGFPAAVGAQFAFPQKKVITVAGDASLQMNIQELATVVANRLPIKVIILNNRYLGMVRQWQDLFYNHNYSSTNMEAQPDFVKLAEAYGAEGYRITSTADLRPVLEKALGTPNPAFIDVVVEREENVYPIVPAGAALDEMLLV